In one window of Cytophagaceae bacterium ABcell3 DNA:
- the raiA gene encoding ribosome-associated translation inhibitor RaiA, with the protein MKLQIQSIHFTADQKLLDFIQKKLDKLETFNDRIMEGEVYLHLENTDTPENKLVNVKLYLPGTSAIVAKEQASSFEEATDKLYDNLKRQILKLKDKMQSHH; encoded by the coding sequence ATGAAACTTCAGATTCAATCAATTCACTTTACAGCAGATCAAAAACTTCTGGACTTTATTCAAAAAAAGCTTGACAAGCTAGAAACGTTTAATGACAGAATAATGGAAGGAGAAGTTTATCTGCATTTGGAGAACACGGACACTCCAGAAAATAAATTAGTGAACGTAAAATTATATTTGCCGGGAACTTCTGCTATAGTGGCTAAAGAGCAAGCTTCTTCTTTTGAGGAAGCAACGGACAAGCTTTATGACAACCTGAAAAGGCAAATCCTAAAGTTAAAAGACAAGATGCAAAGCCATCATTAA
- a CDS encoding SAM-dependent methyltransferase: MLYPQTEDKVLPEFNKQIIKSLSYLLVENERSARRFISSLHLGIDISSLQLFVLDKNTTLEEVATYFDKIPDNEDIGILSEAGCPGIADPGAVAVFLAHKEHREVVPLVGPSSILMALVGSGFSGQVFTFHGYLPVKAYERGKVLRQLEKETLQKGVTNIFMETPYRNDALLSDLLDCCNGETWLCIASEISAPGQMIVSRKLRDWKKNKPVLHKKPTVFLFGKPQR, from the coding sequence TTGCTTTATCCCCAAACAGAAGATAAAGTACTTCCTGAATTTAATAAACAAATTATTAAAAGCTTAAGTTACCTTTTGGTAGAAAATGAGCGAAGTGCCAGAAGATTTATTAGTTCATTGCATTTAGGGATTGACATTTCATCGCTTCAGCTCTTTGTATTGGACAAAAATACCACTCTTGAAGAGGTCGCTACTTATTTTGATAAGATTCCTGACAATGAAGATATAGGTATTTTGTCAGAGGCTGGATGTCCAGGAATAGCAGATCCAGGTGCAGTGGCTGTTTTTCTTGCTCACAAGGAGCATAGGGAAGTTGTTCCTCTCGTGGGGCCTTCGTCTATTTTAATGGCATTGGTCGGCAGTGGGTTTAGCGGACAGGTATTTACTTTTCACGGGTACTTGCCGGTGAAAGCATATGAAAGGGGCAAAGTGCTTCGGCAACTTGAAAAAGAAACGTTGCAGAAGGGGGTTACTAATATATTTATGGAAACGCCTTATCGTAATGATGCCCTATTGTCGGATTTGCTTGATTGCTGTAATGGTGAGACATGGCTGTGCATTGCCAGTGAGATTTCAGCTCCAGGGCAAATGATTGTTAGCAGGAAACTCCGAGACTGGAAAAAGAACAAACCGGTTTTGCATAAAAAACCTACCGTTTTTCTTTTTGGCAAACCTCAGAGGTAA
- the metK gene encoding methionine adenosyltransferase: MSYLFTSESVSEGHPDKVADQISDAILDAYLSQDPNSRVACETLVTTGLTVLAGEVTSKAVVNVQDIVRETIKKIGYTKAEYMFEANSCGIINALHKQSPDIARGVDEGEDKEQGAGDQGMMFGYATNETEEFMPMALAYSHRILKRLAEIRKGGEIMTYLRPDSKSQVTIEYDDNGKAKRIHTIVVSTQHDEFSSEETMLDTIKCDVIKNVISEVIPPELLDDNTIYHINPTGNFVIGGPHGDAGLTGRKIIVDTYGGKGAHGGGAFSGKDSSKVDRSAAYAARHIAKNLVAAGVADEALVQVAYAIGVSKPVSLTVNTYGTSKVKLTEGQIAEKLKDIFDMRPKAIVERLGLRNPIFSPTAAYGHMGRESFAGEVEVNYVETSNIDGVEQEIRRKQKKTVDFFTWEKLDYKDKIKSEFGI; encoded by the coding sequence ATGTCATACTTATTTACTTCAGAATCAGTTTCCGAAGGACACCCTGATAAGGTAGCGGATCAAATTTCTGATGCTATACTTGATGCATATTTGAGTCAGGATCCTAACTCCAGGGTTGCATGTGAGACGTTAGTAACAACTGGGCTTACAGTTTTGGCCGGTGAAGTTACGAGCAAAGCAGTTGTGAATGTACAGGATATTGTAAGGGAAACCATCAAGAAAATTGGTTATACCAAGGCTGAATATATGTTTGAGGCTAATTCCTGTGGGATTATAAATGCACTACATAAACAATCTCCTGATATTGCAAGAGGGGTAGATGAAGGAGAAGACAAAGAGCAGGGAGCTGGTGACCAAGGTATGATGTTTGGCTACGCTACCAATGAAACAGAGGAATTCATGCCGATGGCTTTGGCTTATTCTCATAGAATATTGAAAAGGCTGGCAGAGATTCGCAAGGGTGGGGAGATTATGACTTATCTAAGACCTGATAGCAAATCTCAGGTGACTATAGAATATGATGACAATGGTAAGGCAAAAAGAATTCATACCATTGTGGTTTCTACTCAGCATGACGAGTTCAGTTCTGAAGAAACAATGCTTGACACGATCAAGTGTGATGTTATTAAAAATGTTATTTCAGAGGTCATTCCACCTGAACTGCTGGACGATAATACTATTTATCATATCAACCCTACTGGCAATTTTGTTATAGGAGGGCCACATGGGGATGCAGGCTTAACCGGTAGGAAGATTATTGTGGATACATATGGCGGAAAAGGGGCACATGGAGGAGGTGCTTTTTCTGGTAAAGATTCTTCTAAAGTTGACCGTAGCGCTGCCTATGCTGCGAGGCATATAGCCAAAAACTTGGTGGCGGCAGGAGTGGCCGATGAAGCGTTGGTTCAAGTAGCTTATGCTATAGGTGTTTCAAAACCTGTGTCGCTGACGGTAAATACTTATGGAACTTCTAAAGTTAAACTTACTGAAGGGCAGATCGCAGAAAAGCTAAAAGATATTTTTGACATGCGCCCGAAAGCTATAGTGGAGCGGTTGGGACTTAGAAATCCAATATTTTCTCCAACGGCAGCTTATGGCCACATGGGAAGGGAGTCGTTTGCTGGAGAGGTGGAAGTTAACTATGTAGAAACTTCAAATATAGATGGTGTAGAACAGGAGATAAGAAGAAAGCAAAAGAAAACGGTTGACTTCTTCACTTGGGAAAAGTTAGACTATAAGGATAAAATAAAATCTGAATTTGGGATATAA